TACTCCACCGAGCCCGACTTCGTGGCGATGTCGAACACCCGCAGCTTACCGCCACTGTCGTTCGTCCGCCCCTGGAGGTCGATGAACCCGTTGTAGTTCGCCTTGCCGATGATGTTCACCGTGCCGTCGTTCGTGTCCGTGATGTCCCGGCTGGCGACCGAGGGCGCGTTGTAGCCGGCGTTGTTCAGGAAGATCTTCGCCCCGCCCAGCGCCGACGCCGCCGAGTCCGCCTCGAGGTGCGCGATGTCCAGGTTCGTCGGCCACGGGCCCGGGCCAGGCGGCGGGTTGGCGGCCGTGAAGTTCAGCTTCGCCAGCGTCCCGCCGTCCCATTCGCTGATGAACAGGGTGCAGAAGTACTTCACGATGCCCGGCCCCGACCCGTTGTTCGTGCATTGGCCCAGCCACGGCGCGATGAACGTCGTGCTGCTGAGCGTCAGGTACGCCGTGTCATAGGTTACCTCGAACTGGATCGAGTTCAGCTTCTGCGCGTCGACCTTTAGGTCCGCGACGAAAGCCGCGCCCTCGCTGATGTTTACGCTCGTCTGGTCGCCGACCGCCACCGGGTCCATGTCCAGGTGCAGCTCGGCGAACGTGTGCGGGGTGTAGTCCACCCCGGCGCTCGCCCCGTCGCCGCTCGGGCCGGTCGGCCCGGCCACATCGCCCCAGCTGTTGCGCTCCGCCGCCAGCGGGCTCGTCGTGCCGTCGTTCTGGATCCCGTTGCCGCCGTTGACCTTGAACAGGTTGCCCTCGATCGTCACGACCCCGCCGAACGCGACGCCGCTGTTCACCTGCAGCCCGGCGCCGGTGTTGCTGTGGATCCAGTTGCCGAACATCTTGAACGACGTCACGCTCACCGCTACCTCGACGCCGTCCGCCCAGTTCTTCACCTCGCTGTCGCTCAGCGTGAAGTTATCGCCGCCCGTCGTCACCAGGACCGCCGGGTCCCCGCTTCCGCCGCCGTCCAGCACCGCGTTCGTCAGCGTGACGTCCGCCGCCGCCACCGTCAAGAACGGCGATCCCGGGCCACCCGTCCGGCCCTCAAGGTCGAGCGTAATGCCTGGCGTCGTGATGACGATGCCGCCGGTCAGGGGCTCGCCACCGACAACCACGATCGTATCGCCATATTGCGCCGAGGCGAGCAGGGCGGCAAGCGTGCCGTACTCGCCCGTGCGTTCGTTGCGATACGTGTCGGGCTGGGAGCAGCCGGCGCTCGTCCACGGCGTGAAGTCGATGTTGGCGCTTGCCGAGTCACCGGTGCCGCTCGGGTTGGAGGTGGCGTTGTACGGACCGCTGGCGTCGCCCCACCAGTTGTTCTCGGCGTTGACCGTCGGTGAGGTGACGTTCGAGGTCATGCCCTCGTCGTTGTCCGTGAAACAGTTGCCGCTGGCCGACATGGCCGTGAACACGCCGGCCCCGCACGTGCTCTCACACTTCCACCACACGACCCCAACATCGAAGCCGTTGATGATGTTGTTGTCGATGTTCACCGCCATGTCGTCGGGGCCGTAGCCGGCATCCGCCTCGATCCCATACGTCGAGGTGTTGTCCGCGCCGACGAAGGCGATCGTGTTGCCCGTCACCGCGACGGTGAGCAGGGCCTGCGGCGCGAGCGCCGACAGCGCCGACTGCAGGCCATCGCCCGCTGCACCGGCCGCGGCAATCGCGCCGCCACCGCCACCGCCGAGGTACGCGCCGTCGACGGGCTGCGGCACGGCGTGGGGCGGGTCGCTGGCGATGATGCCCCAGCTGTAGTCGCCCACCTCCACGACGGTGATGTCGTTGTCCGTCAGGTTCGCGCCGCCGTCGTAGTTGTAGATTCCGGTCTGGGCCCCGGTGATCACATTGTCGTCGATCGTGAGTTCCGTGTAGTAGTTGAGAATCGACGAGGCAACGGTGCCTGAGCCGCTGTAGGCGATGCCGCTGATCGTGTTGTCCTCGATCGTGCCTGAGCCGAGGTCCGACCAGACCTGGATCCCGTTCTGGGCGGTGGACGGCGTGTTGCCGGCGCCCGTGACCGTGTTGTTGGCGATGCTCACGACGACCGCCGTGCTGGCGCTCGTGTTCACCGTGATGCCGTTCTTCTGGAACCCGCTGATCGTGTTGCCCGTCACGTTGATCGTGCGCGTCGTGGCGTCATCGTTGTAGGTATAGAACGCGTTGCCGTGCTGCGTCCCGTCGAGCGGCGCGTTGCGCACATCGACGATGTGCGTGTTCTGCACCGTTCCGCCGGCGTTGTTGAAGCCGACGCCGACGAACCGATAGTTCGCGTTGCCCCGGCCGGCGCCGTCCACCTTGAGGTCCTTGATGACGACGTCGTTCGTGCCGTGCGCGTAGAGGACCGGGCGGTTCGCGTTGGCGCCCGTCAAGAAGAACAACGTCAGCGCCGTCGGCGCCTTGATGATCGACGTCGTCCCGACGCCCTGCAGCGTGCGCGCCGCGGTGATCTCGACCTGCTCCTCGTACGTGCCGGCGGCGATGCGGACCGTCCCGGCGGCGAGGGCCGAGTTGACACCCTCCTGCACCCGCCCGGTCGCGCCGGTCTGCGCGCCGTTGTCGTCCACCCACAGCGTGCTGAAGTCACCCTGGAAGCCCATCGTGCCGCTCGTGTCGGTGCCGACGGCCAGCCACGGCGTGAAGTCCACGTTCGCCGAGGCCGTTCCCGCCACGTCCGGCGCGCCGCCGGGGTTCGTCGCGGAACCGCCGTACGCCACCGGGATCTGCGCGGCGTAGCCCGGCTCGGCGCTGTTGGCCGTCGTGACGACGGGCGTGATCGTGCCGAGCCAGTTGCCGCTGAAGTTCTTGAGGTTCGTCGTGCCGGGCGCCGGCAGCGCGCCGCCGGTCTGGCGGTCGACGATGCCGCCGTACCAGTTGCCGGAGATGTCGTTGTTCTTGATGGTGGCGTTCAGCGCCGTCTGGAGCGGCACGTTGGAGCCGACGCTCGCGTCGAGGAAGAGGATCCCGACGGTCCAGTTGTCGGTGATCTCGTTTTCCTGGATGTTGAGGTTGTCGGTGACGTTGCGCATGATGAGGCCGGTGCGGTTGAAGTCGATGACGTTGTTGTGGATGTTGGCGCCGCTATTGTCGTTGATGTCGATCCCGGTGCGGTTGCCGGTCAGGACGCAGTTGCGGACCTCCATGCTCTTAGCTGTGCCCTGGATGGCGATCCCGGCGCTGTTGATCCCCGGGTCGTTCCACGTAGCGGGGGCGTTCCCTTCCCGCGTGATCGTGAAGCCGTCGATGACGACGTTCAGCGCGTTGACGGTCAGCGTCGTTCCGGCGGGAGCGGCCAACGGCCCCTTGATCGTCGTCGACCCGCTGCCGGCGCCCAAGAGCGTGACCGGCTTGTTCGCGTCCACGTCCCCGATGTACGTCCCGGCCCCTACATGCACCGTCCCGCCGCTGTCCACAAGATCGATGCCCTTCTGGATCGTCTTGACCGCGCAGTTCGGCATGGCGGTGGCGTCGGCATCTGCGGTGCCGTTGCAATCCGTGTCATGGCCGTCCGTTCGGACGTAGATGGGCGTGGCGGCCAAGACTGTGCTTGCCGCTGTGGCGGCCAGGGCCAGTCCAAGAGCCGCAGCGGCCAGAGCCTTGTGGGTGTCGGTGAACAGGCAGTGAAGCCGAGCCATGTGGATCTCCTTGCGAGTCGATGAAGTGGAGCGAGTCGTGGACGGCAAACTCAGAGTTCAGCCAACCATCATTCCATCCCGGTAATCAACTGAACCGTCGACAACTACTGACAACCGAGCGAGACCATACCATAACCAACCACAAGAGAGATCACCTGCTAGGGAGACTCGAATCATGATCGGGCGACGCACGGGTGTCAGCAAGGAGTTAACGAGGGGAAGGGTCGAAAGATACGTGCCGCTTACGTTTGGCTGCCAAGGCCCGCAACGGCCCCTCAATCGGGTGCTGTGACTCTCCCCCGCAACCGCTTGCGCCAGGTGCGACGACAATCGCGTGGCTCGGCAGGCATCGGCATGAGGTCGACGCGTTCGCCGCGCGCGCGGTCGCTCGCTATCATCCGCCCGCCGCGGCCGTTCGAAGTCGGTCGTGGGGGGCGGTGGCGGAACTGGCATACGCGGCGGACTTAAACTCCGTTGGGGAAACCCATGTGGGTTCGACTCCCACCCGCCCCACTACAGAGTAATACAAGCCTCCGATGGCCCGATTGTAGCACAGCCCATACTCGCTTGACCCTAATTCTGACCCTAGTTTGTCTTGTCTTCGCCGCGGAGCACCGAATCCATCCGTCGAGCAGCATCGCGCTGAGTCTCGGGCAAGACGTGTGCGTAAGTGTTCATGGTCACGGTGATGCCCGAGTGACCGAGGATGGCCATGATGTCGCGGTGGCTGACGCCCTGGGCCAGGAGGAAGGTGGCGCAGCTGTGGCGCAAGTCGTGGAAGCGCTTCCTCGGGAGACCGGCTGACACGAGGAGCTTCTGAAAGCCCCTCGTCACTTCGGGGCCATCAAGTGGTGTCCCGATGCCGGTCGTGAAGACGTATGGCGTTTCCTGCCACCGCTCGCCGGCCTTGAGACGATTCCGGTTTTGCTGGGCGCGTTGACCCCGCAGCGCCAAGACAGCTGTC
The nucleotide sequence above comes from Candidatus Avedoeria danica. Encoded proteins:
- a CDS encoding right-handed parallel beta-helix repeat-containing protein, with the translated sequence MARLHCLFTDTHKALAAAALGLALAATAASTVLAATPIYVRTDGHDTDCNGTADADATAMPNCAVKTIQKGIDLVDSGGTVHVGAGTYIGDVDANKPVTLLGAGSGSTTIKGPLAAPAGTTLTVNALNVVIDGFTITREGNAPATWNDPGINSAGIAIQGTAKSMEVRNCVLTGNRTGIDINDNSGANIHNNVIDFNRTGLIMRNVTDNLNIQENEITDNWTVGILFLDASVGSNVPLQTALNATIKNNDISGNWYGGIVDRQTGGALPAPGTTNLKNFSGNWLGTITPVVTTANSAEPGYAAQIPVAYGGSATNPGGAPDVAGTASANVDFTPWLAVGTDTSGTMGFQGDFSTLWVDDNGAQTGATGRVQEGVNSALAAGTVRIAAGTYEEQVEITAARTLQGVGTTSIIKAPTALTLFFLTGANANRPVLYAHGTNDVVIKDLKVDGAGRGNANYRFVGVGFNNAGGTVQNTHIVDVRNAPLDGTQHGNAFYTYNDDATTRTINVTGNTISGFQKNGITVNTSASTAVVVSIANNTVTGAGNTPSTAQNGIQVWSDLGSGTIEDNTISGIAYSGSGTVASSILNYYTELTIDDNVITGAQTGIYNYDGGANLTDNDITVVEVGDYSWGIIASDPPHAVPQPVDGAYLGGGGGGAIAAAGAAGDGLQSALSALAPQALLTVAVTGNTIAFVGADNTSTYGIEADAGYGPDDMAVNIDNNIINGFDVGVVWWKCESTCGAGVFTAMSASGNCFTDNDEGMTSNVTSPTVNAENNWWGDASGPYNATSNPSGTGDSASANIDFTPWTSAGCSQPDTYRNERTGEYGTLAALLASAQYGDTIVVVGGEPLTGGIVITTPGITLDLEGRTGGPGSPFLTVAAADVTLTNAVLDGGGSGDPAVLVTTGGDNFTLSDSEVKNWADGVEVAVSVTSFKMFGNWIHSNTGAGLQVNSGVAFGGVVTIEGNLFKVNGGNGIQNDGTTSPLAAERNSWGDVAGPTGPSGDGASAGVDYTPHTFAELHLDMDPVAVGDQTSVNISEGAAFVADLKVDAQKLNSIQFEVTYDTAYLTLSSTTFIAPWLGQCTNNGSGPGIVKYFCTLFISEWDGGTLAKLNFTAANPPPGPGPWPTNLDIAHLEADSAASALGGAKIFLNNAGYNAPSVASRDITDTNDGTVNIIGKANYNGFIDLQGRTNDSGGKLRVFDIATKSGSVEYAQGTSAASGSYATAHNVGYELLVGTTYHLLADRNLFVATTAEVSTTYSHSKLMSVRPFTTLVTLVLRGGDAYNDNTIDISDASCIGAFYGTMTSACGGGSPVGSSPDVNEDGIVNILDLSLMGGNYGITSSTWAP